The Paenibacillus sp. FSL H7-0357 nucleotide sequence TCATCCCCATCTCCTTTTTGAACAGATTGGAGAAATAGCTCGGGCTGAGATGAACCTCTCTGGCACAATCTGCTACGGAAAGGTTGCGGTGCAGATTTCCATTGATATGGGCGATGGCCCGCTCCACCAGCACACGCGCATCACTGGACTGGCGGATTTGCACGTACGCACAGCCCTGGCGGCAAAACTCCCGGATCTGCCTGCGCAGCTCCTCAAAGGAGGCGGCTCCATTCATGTCGGCCAGCTTCTTCTCCAGCGTCTTGACCTCCGAGTCCGAAGCCTTGTCTGAAAAGACACGGTGGATCGAATGGGCCAGTTCAAGACACATTGTCTTGACGATTGCCGGGCCCGGCAGGGTGGGAGCGCTCAGCCATTCATTCCAGATGTCGCCTAGTTGCTCCTCCGCTTTGGCCAGATTGGCCGAACGCAGGCAGTAGAGCAGTTCCTTCTCTTTGTCGTAAGAGTACCTGGGCAGGGCGGCATCCCCCTCCAGCGATTCCACATAACGGTATACGCTGTTCCCGCCGGTCAAAAAAGTATTCGCCAGCGCAGACAACGCCTGGGCATAGGACACGGACAACTGGCCTGCCTCCTCGATTTCCCCGCCGAGTCCGATCGACACCGTCTGGTACGTATGACGGCATACGTTTTCCCGGCATTTCTCCGCGAGCTGCTCCGCATCCAGCTCCGCCGGGGGATTCATGACGATGACGAATTGATTGACGTGCTCGCGGAAGACAAGACCTTGCGTATAGGCAGCAACCGTCTCTTCCAGAATATTCTGCACCGCAAAACGGATCAGCTCGACCTCGGATACTGGCAGGGCGGCCGTGCGCTCTGCAAAAAAGTCTATTTCCGCCACCAGCACACAAAAGTCGCGGCTGTTCATTGTAATGGCATAGAAATCCCACTGCTGGCTGAGGTGCTGCTGCCTGCTGCC carries:
- a CDS encoding response regulator; protein product: MEFILNHTEPIKICIVDDIPAVVRGLSQRIPWEEHGIIVAATAADGEEGLMQIRKHRPDIVLTDIRMPFTDGLEMMRIIQAEQPDIKLIFLTGYSDFTYAQEAVKLGAFDLIVKPFTKPQVLESVLKAKEMLERERSQAEQMRGMEQKLRESMPYLRQEYMRLLIRYGSRQQHLSQQWDFYAITMNSRDFCVLVAEIDFFAERTAALPVSEVELIRFAVQNILEETVAAYTQGLVFREHVNQFVIVMNPPAELDAEQLAEKCRENVCRHTYQTVSIGLGGEIEEAGQLSVSYAQALSALANTFLTGGNSVYRYVESLEGDAALPRYSYDKEKELLYCLRSANLAKAEEQLGDIWNEWLSAPTLPGPAIVKTMCLELAHSIHRVFSDKASDSEVKTLEKKLADMNGAASFEELRRQIREFCRQGCAYVQIRQSSDARVLVERAIAHINGNLHRNLSVADCAREVHLSPSYFSNLFKKEMGMTLAQYIISRRMEKAKELVLEGMQVQDIAVSLGYEDRPYFTELFKKYTGMTPTDFRSKYASVTQRGNSDFVSHE